Proteins encoded in a region of the Magallana gigas chromosome 8, xbMagGiga1.1, whole genome shotgun sequence genome:
- the LOC105346647 gene encoding importin-5, producing MADDQIQFETLLNTLLNPENEIRTKAEEAYDGVPAVSKLPYLVTALKNRNLSVEVRTLAPVLLRRLFANNFEEFWPQVPANIQNAVKEQILVLIQEEDTPAVRKKICDAAAELARNLIDDEDNMTWPEVLKYMFECANSPDSGLRSCALHIFGQVPGIFGNQQAHYLDVIKQMLSRCLNDTENPEVQAEAVKAMTAFLSANDNSPQLMGQFKDLIPPMIQLINVSLSAQEDDSLLKCLIELAENVPKVIRPHMETVFPFCLKVVSDCSLDDSWRQLGLEVIVTLSETAPAMVRKNAKFMPLLVPQVLAMMVDLEEEPDWSMQDEPEEEDTDSNAIASESALDRMACALGGKTMLPHILSNVPQMLQNNDWRYRHAALMAISACGEGCHQQMETMLGNVLEAILPFLKDPHPRVRYAACNALGQMCTDFGPLFQKKFHEKLVPSLLQILDDNSNPRVQAHGAAALVNFSEECPKVILSQYLDVIILKLEEVLNSKFKELMEKGTKMVLEQIVTTLASVADTAEEKFISHYDRFMPCLKYIVQNAVQQELRLLRGKTIECISLIGLAVGKEKFLQDCSDVMQLLLKHQTSPDELADDDPQLSYLISAWARMCKILGKDFQQYLPIVMGPVLKAASLKPEVALLDSDEIKDMESDTEWQFVTVGDQQSFGIRTAGLEEKATACQMLVCYARELKEGFAEYAEEVVKIMVPLLKFYFHDDIRIAASESLPYLIECAKIRGDQYVAEMWQFICPSLLKAIEIEPENTVLPEHMNSLAKCIEKLGRGCLSTENLQHLMQLMDKQLQTHFKRQEDRQEKRRDEDYDEDVEETLLDEDDEDVYILSKISDTVHSLFGTHKEEFLPMFEQLLHHFVKLLSAERPAPDKQWGLCIWDDVLEHCGPHSVKYQEYFLKSMLGYVCDTQPEIRQAAAYGVGVMAQFGTELYAATCAEALPLLVKVIQDPESRAEENINPTENAISAVTKICKYNSSQINLNEVLPLWFSWLPVWEDEDEAVHIYNYLCDLIEGNHPLILGTNNENLPRVISIIGEALSREAVDKESDCFPRMLNIVRQLQGNQELFHACIQQLSDEQKEALSNALSNG from the exons ATGGCCGACGATCAGATACAGTTTGAAACGTTATTAAACACGCTATTAAATCCAGAAAATGAGATTCGGACAAAAGCTGAG GAAGCATATGATGGCGTACCAGCTGTATCAAAGTTGCCATATTTAGTCACTGCCTTGAAGAACAGAAACTTGTCTGTTGAG GTCAGGACACTTGCGCCTGTGCTGCTACGGCGTTTATTTGCAAACAATTTCGAAGAGTTTTGGCCCCAGGTTCCAGCAAACATCCAGAATGCAGTCAAAGAGCAGATCTTGGTTCTTATCCAAGAAGAGGACACGCCAGCAGTCCGCAAAAAAATCTGTGATGCCGCAGCCGAACTGGCCAGAAATCTGATCG ATGATGAAGACAACATGACATGGCCAGAGGTTCTGAAGTACATGTTTGAGTGTGCTAATTCCCCAGACTCAGGACTCAGGAGTTGTGCTCTCCATATATTTGG CCAAGTTCCTGGGATATTTGGCAACCAACAAGCTCACTACTTAGATGTCATCAAACAAATGTTGTCGAGGTGTTTGAATGACACTGAGAATCCCGAGGTGCAAGCCGAGGCAGTGAAAGCCATGACAGCTTTCCTGTCAGCTAATGACAACTCTCCTCAACTCATGGGGCAGTTCAAAGATCTAATCCCACCCATGATACAA TTGATAAATGTTAGCCTGAGTGCACAGGAAGATGATAGTCTGCTCAAGTGCTTGATTGAACTGGCTGAAAACGTTCCAAAAGTTATAAGGCCCCACATGGAAACGGTCTTTCCGTTTTGTCTGAAG GTGGTTTCGGACTGCAGTCTGGATGACTCGTGGAGACAGCTGGGTCTGGAAGTGATTGTCACCTTGTCAGAGACTGCACCTGCAATGGTCCGCAAAAATGCAAAGTTCATGCCTCTATTAG TACCCCAGGTTTTGGCCATGATGGTTGATTTAGAAGAGGAGCCTGATTGGTCGATGCAAGATGAACCTGAGGAAGAGGACACAGATAG CAACGCGATAGCATCAGAGAGTGCCTTAGACAGGATGGCTTGTGCTTTGGGAGGGAAGACTATGCTGCCACACATCTTGTCCAATGTGCCCCAGATGTTGCAAAACA ATGACTGGCGGTACAGACACGCAGCATTGATGGCCATATCAGCCTGTGGGGAGGGCTGCCACCAACAGATGGAGACCATGCTAGGAAATGTGCTGGAGGCCATCTTACCATTTCTTAAAGACCCA CACCCAAGAGTTCGGTATGCAGCCTGTAATGCCCTAGGACAGATGTGTACGGACTTTGGTCCCCTCTTCCAGAAAAAATTCCATGAAAAA TTAGTTCCAAGTTTACTACAAATTTTGGACGACAACAGCAATCCTCGAGTTCAGGCCCATGGTGCAGCAGCCTTGGTAAACTTCAGTGAAGAATGTCCAAAAGTGATCTTATCACAATACCTGGACGTCATCATCCTCAAATTGGAGGAGGTTCTCAACAGTAAATTCAAAGAA CTGATGGAGAAAGGAACAAAGATGGTATTGGAGCAGATAGTGACTACCTTAGCATCAGTGGCTGACACTGCAGAGGAGAAGTTTATTTCCCACTATGACCGCTTCATGCCCTGCCTGAAGTACATTGTACAGAACGCCGTCCAACAAGAGTTACGGTTACTGAGGGGCAAAACCATTGAGTGTATCAGTTTGATAGGACTGGCAGTTGGAAAAGAAAAG TTTTTACAAGACTGCAGTGATGTGATGCAGCTTCTCCTGAAACACCAGACTTCACCTGATGAATTGGCAGATGATGACCCTCAG CTTTCCTACCTTATCTCTGCCTGGGCCAGAATGTGTAAAATCTTAGGGAAGGACTTCCAGCAGTATCTGCCTATTGTTATGGGACCTGTTCTTAAAGCGGCATCACTCAAACCAGAAGTCGCCTTGTTGGACA GTGATGAAATCAAAGACATGGAGAGTGACACAGAGTGGCAGTTTGTAACTGTTGGTGACCAG CAAAGTTTTGGAATAAGAACAGCTGGTCTGGAAGAGAAGGCTACCGCCTGTCAGATGTTGGTGTGTTATGCTCGCGAATTGAAGGAAGGCTTTGCCGAATATGCAGAGGAGGTGGTCAAAATCATGGTTCCATTGCTCAAGTTCTACTTCCATGATG ATATCAGGATAGCTGCATCAGAAAGTTTGCCTTACCTGATCGAATGTGCTAAGATCAGAGGAGACCAGTACGTGGCTGAGATGTGGCAGTTTATATGTCCCAGTCTTCTGAAAGCCATCGAGATCGAACCAGAAAACACCGTGCTACCCGAGCACATGAACTCATTAGCAAAG TGTATTGAGAAGTTAGGCCGGGGCTGTTTGTCAACAGAGAACCTACAACACCTAATGCAACTGATGGACAAACAGCTGCAGACACACTTCAAGAGACAGGAGGATAGACAGG AAAAACGAAGAGATGAAGACTATGATGAAGATGTTGAAGAGACTTTACTAGATGAG GATGACGAGGATGTGTATATACTGAGCAAGATTTCTGATACTGTCCACTCCCTCTTTGGAACGCACAAAGAAGAATTTCTGCCAATGTTTGAACAACTTCTCCACCATTTTGTCAAGTTACTG TCTGCGGAGCGACCGGCTCCAGACAAGCAGTGGGGACTATGTATCTGGGACGATGTGTTGGAGCACTGCGGACCT CATTCTGTGAAGTATCAGGAGTACTTCCTGAAGAGCATGCTGGGATACGTGTGTGACACCCAGCCAGAGATCAGACAGGCCGCAGCCTATGGGGTGGGCGTGATGGCCCAGTTTGGCACAGAGTTATACGCTGCCACTTGTGCCG AGGCATTGCCATTGCTTGTTAAAGTGATCCAGGACCCTGAATCTCGAGCTGAGGAGAATATCAACCCCACAGAGAATGCCATCTCGGCCGTCACCAAGATCTGTAAATACAACAGCAGCCAGATCAACCTCAATGAGGTGCTTCCTCTCTGGTTCAGCTGGCTGCCTGTGTGGGAGGATGAGGATGAGGCGGTCCATATCTACAACTATCTCTGTGATCTTATTGAGGG AAACCATCCATTGATACTGGGCACCAACAATGAGAACCTGCCGCGGGTAATCAGCATCATTGGGGAAGCCCTGAGTCGTGAGGCGGTGGACAAGGAGAGTGACTGTTTTCCTCGAATGTTGAACATTGTCCGGCAACTCCAA ggAAACCAGGAGTTATTCCATGCCTGTATACAACAGCTATCAGACGAACAGAAAGAAGCACTGTCGAACGCTCTGTCTAATGGTTGA